The Prochlorococcus marinus str. MIT 9301 genome segment ATAGCTTTTTTAATTTTTTTACCAGCTTTTATCAATCTAAGTTCTACAACTGAATTAAAAAACATATTTATCCTACTAATTAGTGGAATAATAGGTATTGGTTTAGGTGATACTTTCTATTTAAAGTCACTACAAACAATTGGCACAAGAAAAACTTTATCTATAGAAACTCTCTCTCCGCTAATGGCAGCTTTGTCAGGGGAATTTTTTATTAATGAAAACTTAACAACTAAATCATGGTTTGGAATAATTATAGTAACTATTTCGCTATTCATAATTCTCAGAGAAGGTAACGATTTTAAAGAGGAAAACTCCTCTTTCTCAGAAAAAAATAAGTTTAAGATTTTTGCTTTTCCTTTTTTATCAGTTTTATGTGCTGTTCTTGGAGGTCTTTTATCAAGGATGGTTTTCCTTCAAAGCAATTTATCTCCTTTCCTTACAACTGAAATAAGATTATTAGGTGCAATAATTTTTTTGATTAGTCTAAAAGGATTTAAGATTAATTTTTTCTTGAAAAACATAGACAAAAATCAACAAAAAAGATTTTTTATTTCAATACTTCTTGGAACAAATATAGGAATATTTTTACAACAAGTTGTGTTTAAAACCCTTCCCATAGGGATAGGATGGGCTTTATTAAGCATATCTCCAGTAATTTCTTTATTTTTTGCTAAGACTGAGGAAAGAGAAATTACCAAAAAAATAATATTTTTTACTTGTTTTTTATTTTTTGGGTTGACATTAATAATTCTTTAATCTCTGAGTTAATGTAAAAAATACTCATGTTAATAAAAATCAAATTAAATAAAATTACCCTATAAATACTCAAAACAATGAAAACATTAAAGAAAAAGAGACTAGGCACATTGGAAGTTTATGTTATTTTTTTAAGCTGCATTTATGCAGGCTTTATGGCTTATAAATCTCTATTAAATGTTTTATTTACTTGGAATTAATTAATTCTTTCTAATGATTTAATCAATTTACCTCCATCTTGGTCATCATCATCATTTGAAGCGAAAAATAAAAAAAATATTCCTATAGAAGCTATAGATAGCGATATTGACAAAACAGAAAGCTCATCCATAAATTAGAAATTTTTTTTATGATAAACGAAAAAAAATAAAAGACAGTAAAGAAATACACATTCTCGAAAATAAGTATTTCTTTTATTTGTAAAATGAATAAACACATTCGAACTATTTCGTGAAAGTTCTAATATCTTCCCCTTGTAGTGCAAGCGTAATAATTCAGTATGG includes the following:
- a CDS encoding EamA family transporter, coding for MIGILSAFGAATSWTYACFIWRSQTQKYKSIDINLIKNIIAFLIFLPAFINLSSTTELKNIFILLISGIIGIGLGDTFYLKSLQTIGTRKTLSIETLSPLMAALSGEFFINENLTTKSWFGIIIVTISLFIILREGNDFKEENSSFSEKNKFKIFAFPFLSVLCAVLGGLLSRMVFLQSNLSPFLTTEIRLLGAIIFLISLKGFKINFFLKNIDKNQQKRFFISILLGTNIGIFLQQVVFKTLPIGIGWALLSISPVISLFFAKTEEREITKKIIFFTCFLFFGLTLIIL